One stretch of Segatella copri DNA includes these proteins:
- a CDS encoding IS1380-like element IS612 family transposase, translating to MAKIQIKSEKLTPFGGIFSIMEKFDSMLSPVIDSTLGQRCSSIFGYQFSEIVRSLMSVYFCGGSCVEDVTSQLMRHLSYHPTLRTCSSDTILRAIKELTQENISYTSDQGKTYDFNTADKLNTLLINALVSTGELKEIEEYDVDFDHQFLETEKYDAKPTYKKFLGYRPGVYVIGDKIVYIENSDGNTNVRFHQADTHKRFFALLESQNIRVNRFRADCGSCSKEIVSEIEKHCKHFYIRANRCSSLYNDIFALRGWKTEEINGIQFELNSILVEKWEGKCYRLVIQRQRRNSGDLDLWEGEYTYRCILTNDYKSSTRDIVEFYNLRGGKERIFDDMNNGFGWSRLPKSFMAENTVFLLLTALIHNFYKTIMSRLDTKAFGLKKTSRIKAFVFRFISVPAKWIMTARQYVLNIYTENRAYAKPFKTEFG from the coding sequence ATGGCAAAAATACAAATTAAATCTGAGAAACTCACACCTTTTGGAGGAATTTTTTCAATCATGGAGAAATTTGACTCCATGCTTTCACCCGTTATCGACTCAACACTGGGTCAGAGATGCAGCAGTATCTTCGGATATCAGTTCAGCGAGATAGTCCGTTCGCTGATGAGCGTTTATTTCTGTGGCGGCTCATGCGTGGAAGATGTAACGTCACAACTGATGCGCCATCTCTCGTATCATCCTACCCTTCGTACATGCAGCTCTGATACCATCCTCAGAGCCATCAAGGAACTGACACAGGAAAACATCTCCTATACTTCCGACCAAGGCAAGACCTATGATTTCAATACTGCAGACAAACTCAACACATTGCTTATAAACGCTTTGGTTTCTACAGGCGAGTTGAAGGAAATTGAGGAATACGATGTTGACTTTGACCATCAGTTCCTTGAAACGGAGAAGTATGATGCAAAACCGACCTACAAAAAGTTCCTCGGCTACAGGCCTGGCGTATATGTTATCGGTGACAAGATAGTCTATATCGAGAACAGCGATGGTAACACGAATGTGCGTTTTCATCAGGCAGACACCCATAAGAGATTCTTCGCTCTTCTGGAATCCCAGAACATCCGTGTAAATCGCTTCAGGGCAGACTGCGGTTCCTGCTCGAAGGAAATCGTCAGTGAGATAGAGAAGCATTGCAAACATTTCTACATCCGTGCCAACCGATGCAGTTCGCTCTACAATGACATCTTTGCTCTGAGAGGATGGAAGACGGAGGAGATTAACGGCATCCAGTTCGAACTCAATTCCATTCTCGTTGAGAAATGGGAAGGCAAGTGCTATCGTCTTGTCATCCAGAGACAAAGACGCAACAGTGGCGACCTTGACCTGTGGGAAGGCGAATACACTTACCGTTGTATTCTGACCAACGATTACAAGTCATCGACAAGGGACATTGTTGAATTCTACAATCTGCGTGGCGGCAAGGAACGTATCTTTGACGACATGAACAACGGATTCGGTTGGAGCAGGCTCCCCAAGTCATTCATGGCGGAGAATACTGTCTTTCTTCTGCTTACTGCATTGATACACAATTTCTACAAGACCATCATGAGCAGGCTTGACACCAAGGCTTTTGGGCTCAAGAAAACGAGTCGCATAAAGGCTTTTGTCTTCAGATTCATCTCCGTACCTGCCAAGTGGATCATGACTGCAAGGCAATACGTGCTGAATATCTACACAGAGAACCGAGCTTATGCAAAACCCTTCAAAACAGAATTCGGATAA
- a CDS encoding transglutaminase domain-containing protein, with protein MKMRKMLQYRLADLDSMLVLLFAFLQPISAQKADDNVHILQCNDRYVFKTDDAGKTIVVNTTDYEYGVTQYSALVQPCAYYGEFIRLDKAQCKGYAQYKSAIPRNVFYDDTKICYFSYQIPKVGKTLKASFTRTYLNPIYFTTIPLCEANYVEHKKIEVIKPKAFQQFRIKEYNLPAGIEKSTTCNAEGDSVFTYVIHSLPAQLIEPNSPSWGYSAPHLLVLGAFQSLQDMFVWSHQLANVDCSIPNQEEILREIQKGAKNDYDKIANTYAWVQQNIRYLAFEAGISAHQPATPAETIRKRYGDCKAMALLLKTLLKAQGFDARQTDIGTWDVPYSLQENPSIASIDHAICTVFYQGKPYYLDATNPYVPLGYVPDNIQGRMALVEDADSFRMNKLPELAADSCFSSITYQTTLESGDDGNYDIKGKLYSKWKGDMKSWILVGNDATAQDEKEKALVAAMGAGERLDKIGDIVMTGNRPRDESLNITAFFMKKGAGQLVDGSVYLDANLDESLFLTPVDTTKRVSDYMIDLRSKEVRDVKILIPEKMEVSSLPAPYQIHTAWVDFCRTYSQTGNQIVMHKECVIHHRRVPRSEIPAWNKIISDWGAACNEQVVLKEK; from the coding sequence ATGAAAATGAGAAAAATGCTCCAATACAGACTTGCTGATTTAGATAGTATGCTGGTATTGCTCTTCGCTTTTTTGCAACCCATCTCGGCTCAAAAAGCTGATGACAATGTGCATATATTGCAATGCAATGATAGATACGTCTTCAAAACTGATGACGCAGGTAAGACTATTGTTGTTAACACTACGGATTATGAGTATGGTGTAACCCAATATTCCGCTCTAGTTCAACCATGTGCTTATTACGGAGAGTTTATTCGTTTGGACAAGGCACAGTGTAAGGGGTATGCACAATACAAGTCAGCCATTCCTCGTAATGTCTTTTACGATGATACCAAGATTTGCTACTTTAGCTATCAGATTCCAAAGGTTGGCAAGACTCTGAAGGCTTCTTTTACCCGAACCTATCTCAATCCTATTTATTTCACAACTATTCCTTTGTGTGAAGCTAATTATGTAGAGCATAAGAAGATAGAGGTAATCAAGCCAAAAGCCTTCCAGCAGTTTCGGATAAAAGAATATAATCTTCCTGCTGGTATAGAGAAAAGTACTACATGTAATGCAGAGGGAGATTCCGTTTTTACTTATGTGATTCATTCCTTACCTGCACAGCTGATAGAACCTAATTCTCCATCTTGGGGATATAGTGCTCCTCATCTCTTGGTGTTGGGAGCATTCCAAAGTCTGCAAGATATGTTTGTCTGGTCTCATCAGTTGGCTAATGTGGATTGCTCTATTCCTAATCAAGAAGAAATACTAAGAGAGATACAGAAAGGGGCAAAAAACGATTATGACAAGATAGCCAATACTTATGCCTGGGTACAGCAGAATATCAGATATTTGGCTTTTGAGGCAGGCATTTCTGCCCATCAACCGGCAACACCTGCTGAAACTATTCGTAAGCGTTATGGTGATTGCAAGGCTATGGCTCTTTTGCTCAAAACCTTGCTCAAGGCTCAAGGCTTTGATGCTCGTCAAACGGATATAGGGACATGGGATGTACCTTATTCTTTGCAGGAAAATCCTTCTATTGCATCTATTGATCATGCGATATGTACGGTTTTCTATCAGGGAAAGCCATATTATCTGGATGCTACGAATCCATATGTTCCTCTAGGCTATGTGCCAGACAATATACAAGGAAGGATGGCTTTGGTAGAAGACGCAGATAGCTTTCGTATGAATAAGTTACCTGAGCTGGCTGCTGATTCTTGCTTTTCTTCTATAACATATCAGACAACCTTAGAATCTGGGGATGATGGAAACTACGATATAAAGGGAAAATTGTACTCTAAATGGAAGGGCGATATGAAGTCTTGGATACTAGTGGGGAATGACGCTACGGCACAAGATGAAAAAGAGAAGGCCTTGGTGGCAGCGATGGGGGCTGGTGAACGATTGGATAAGATTGGGGATATAGTGATGACGGGAAATCGTCCTCGGGATGAGTCTTTGAATATCACTGCTTTTTTTATGAAAAAGGGAGCTGGGCAACTGGTTGACGGTAGTGTTTATTTAGATGCCAATCTCGATGAGAGCCTTTTTCTGACTCCAGTGGATACAACCAAACGGGTTTCCGATTACATGATAGACTTGCGGTCTAAGGAAGTACGTGATGTAAAGATTTTGATTCCAGAGAAAATGGAGGTCAGTAGTCTCCCCGCACCTTATCAGATTCATACAGCATGGGTTGATTTTTGTCGCACTTATTCTCAAACAGGCAATCAGATTGTTATGCATAAGGAGTGTGTAATACACCACAGACGTGTTCCGCGAAGCGAAATCCCTGCTTGGAATAAGATTATAAGTGATTGGGGAGCAGCTTGTAATGAGCAAGTAGTATTAAAGGAAAAATGA
- a CDS encoding OmpA family protein, producing MKSIKLLMATAMLAIGSTAAMAQASYTDKDGNEYQFKRHWFLDVQAGGQYTVGEASFSDLLSPNFQGAIGYQFSPVFGLRGQINGIWSKGGWNGYKATKDGTPYTASYKWKYVAPGVDFMFNLSNFFCGWNPNRVFNATAFVGGGINWAGANQEVNDLAANIKNQSNYLLEYLWHGKKVRPYGRAGIDLEFKVSKAVSIMLEGNANMISDKYNSKKADNPDWYFNALAGVRINLGKSYTKKAKPVEEPAPAPAPKQEYVAPKPEPKPAPVEKKVEEIRRDIFFTINSYKIAPAEDAKIREVVDFLNKNTEAKVVVTGYADKGTGNDVINDRIAAKRAAAVVWMLTKKYNIPSERITEESKGARVQPFAENAKNRVTIMIAK from the coding sequence ATGAAATCAATTAAACTGCTCATGGCAACAGCCATGTTAGCCATCGGCTCTACAGCCGCTATGGCGCAAGCATCCTACACAGACAAGGATGGAAACGAATATCAGTTTAAGCGCCACTGGTTCCTGGATGTTCAGGCAGGTGGGCAATATACTGTAGGTGAGGCAAGCTTCTCCGACTTGCTTTCTCCTAACTTCCAGGGTGCCATCGGCTACCAGTTCTCTCCTGTCTTCGGACTCCGTGGTCAGATAAACGGTATCTGGAGCAAGGGCGGATGGAACGGATACAAGGCTACCAAGGACGGTACTCCGTATACCGCCAGCTACAAATGGAAATATGTAGCTCCGGGTGTGGACTTTATGTTCAACCTCTCTAACTTCTTCTGTGGCTGGAACCCGAACCGCGTGTTCAACGCTACTGCCTTCGTAGGTGGTGGTATCAACTGGGCAGGAGCTAACCAGGAGGTAAACGATCTGGCTGCCAACATCAAGAATCAGAGCAACTATCTGCTGGAGTATCTCTGGCACGGAAAGAAGGTTCGCCCATACGGCAGAGCCGGTATCGACCTGGAATTCAAGGTAAGCAAGGCTGTGAGCATCATGCTCGAAGGCAATGCCAACATGATTTCAGACAAGTACAACTCTAAGAAGGCAGATAACCCTGACTGGTACTTCAATGCACTGGCAGGTGTACGCATCAACCTGGGCAAGAGCTATACCAAGAAGGCTAAGCCGGTAGAGGAACCTGCTCCGGCACCAGCTCCTAAGCAGGAATATGTAGCTCCTAAGCCAGAGCCTAAGCCAGCTCCTGTAGAGAAGAAGGTAGAGGAGATTCGCCGTGACATCTTCTTCACCATCAATTCTTACAAGATTGCTCCTGCTGAGGATGCTAAGATCCGTGAGGTGGTTGACTTCCTGAACAAGAACACAGAGGCAAAGGTTGTAGTAACCGGCTATGCTGACAAGGGTACAGGCAATGACGTCATCAACGACCGCATCGCTGCCAAGCGAGCTGCAGCTGTGGTTTGGATGCTGACAAAGAAATATAATATACCTTCTGAGCGCATTACAGAAGAATCTAAGGGTGCACGTGTGCAGCCTTTTGCAGAAAACGCAAAGAACCGTGTAACGATCATGATCGCTAAGTAG
- a CDS encoding MATE family efflux transporter: protein MKKVNKRILQLAVPSIISNITVPLLGLVDVAIVGHIGDAAYIGAIAVGSMLFNVIYWLFGFLRMGTSGMTSQALGRRDLAEVLRLLVRSLSIGVGIGVLFFVLQKWLIGCGLWAMSPEADVVELARRYCYVCIWGAPAVLGLYGFTGWFIGMQNTRIPMMVSLTQNVVNIIASLLLVFVGGMTVEGVALGTVIAQWWGFLMACLFYRICYRRLSKYDYRRHLFAAEPLKQFFSLNKDIFLRTLCLVAVNLFFTAAGSRESTIVLAVNTLLMTLFTIFSYFMDGFAYAAEALSGKYYGARNMGAFREVVRRTMGFGAVVAVGFTLLYIVGGENFLSLLTSDKQVIDASGEYFWWAVLIPLSGMSAFVFDGIFVGITQSKSMLCSTAVASASFFGLFFGLHSFLGNHALWLAFILYLLLRGIVLFVIYRKKLR, encoded by the coding sequence TTGAAAAAGGTGAATAAACGAATATTGCAATTAGCGGTGCCGTCGATAATATCCAATATCACGGTACCGCTTTTGGGTTTGGTGGATGTCGCAATCGTCGGGCATATCGGCGATGCAGCTTACATCGGAGCCATTGCCGTGGGGTCGATGCTATTCAATGTCATCTACTGGCTTTTCGGATTCCTGAGAATGGGAACCAGCGGAATGACTTCGCAGGCTTTGGGAAGGAGAGATTTGGCTGAGGTGCTGAGGCTCCTGGTGCGCTCTCTGAGTATCGGTGTGGGGATAGGTGTGCTGTTCTTCGTTCTCCAGAAATGGCTGATAGGCTGCGGACTCTGGGCGATGTCGCCGGAAGCGGATGTCGTGGAACTGGCACGGAGATACTGTTATGTCTGTATCTGGGGAGCCCCGGCAGTGCTCGGACTCTACGGATTTACGGGCTGGTTTATCGGTATGCAGAACACGCGCATTCCGATGATGGTATCGCTGACACAGAATGTGGTGAATATCATAGCTTCTCTGCTGCTGGTATTTGTCGGCGGTATGACGGTAGAAGGTGTGGCGCTCGGAACGGTCATTGCCCAATGGTGGGGATTCCTGATGGCATGTCTGTTCTATCGTATCTGTTATCGCCGGTTAAGCAAGTATGACTATCGCCGGCATCTCTTTGCTGCCGAACCGCTGAAGCAGTTTTTCTCGCTCAATAAGGATATCTTTCTCCGCACCCTCTGTCTGGTGGCGGTAAACCTCTTCTTTACGGCGGCAGGTTCCAGGGAGAGTACCATCGTGCTGGCTGTGAATACGCTGCTGATGACGCTCTTTACCATCTTCTCTTATTTTATGGATGGTTTTGCTTATGCGGCAGAGGCGTTGAGCGGCAAGTATTATGGAGCCCGAAACATGGGGGCATTCCGCGAGGTGGTTAGAAGAACGATGGGTTTTGGAGCTGTCGTGGCAGTAGGTTTCACCTTATTATATATAGTGGGTGGCGAGAATTTCCTCTCTTTGCTCACGAGCGATAAGCAGGTGATAGATGCATCGGGCGAATATTTCTGGTGGGCTGTGCTGATTCCGCTGTCTGGCATGTCGGCATTCGTCTTCGATGGCATCTTTGTAGGCATCACCCAGTCTAAGTCTATGCTCTGTTCTACCGCCGTAGCCTCGGCTTCGTTCTTCGGTCTGTTCTTCGGCTTGCATTCTTTCCTGGGCAATCATGCCTTGTGGTTGGCCTTCATTCTCTACCTCTTGTTAAGGGGAATCGTACTGTTCGTCATTTACCGTAAAAAACTGCGGTAA
- a CDS encoding IS1380-like element IS942 family transposase: MAKIQIKSEKLTPFGGIFSIMEQFDALLAQTIDSTLGLRCTMFGYQYSEILRSLMCVYLCGGSCIEDVTTHLMKHLSLHPTLRTCSADTILRAIEELTCKNITYKSASGNSYDFNTADKMNCLLIKALLATGQLKSGQEYDFDFDHQFIETEKHDAKPTYKKFLGYSPGVAVINDMIVGIENRDGNTNVRFNQRETLERIFKRLEASEVYISRARMDCGSCSEEIVDMVEAHCRHFYIRANRCSSFYDSMFALTGWKTVEINGIEFELNSILVEKWKGKPYRLVIQRQRRIDGDLDIWEGEYTYRCILTNDYKSSARDIVEFYNLRGGKERIFDDMNNGFGWNRLPKSFMAQNTVFLLMTALIRNFYKAIMQRLKTHEFGLRATSRIKTFVFKFISVPAKWIKTSRRHVLNIYSDNNAYANLFKTDFG; this comes from the coding sequence ATGGCAAAGATACAAATAAAATCTGAGAAACTCACTCCTTTTGGAGGAATTTTTTCTATTATGGAGCAATTTGATGCTCTTTTAGCTCAAACCATAGATTCCACCTTGGGATTGAGATGCACTATGTTTGGTTATCAATATAGCGAAATTCTACGCTCTCTGATGTGCGTATATCTTTGTGGCGGCTCATGTATTGAGGATGTTACAACTCACTTGATGAAACATTTGTCTCTTCATCCAACTCTTCGCACTTGCAGCGCAGACACCATATTGCGTGCTATCGAAGAACTGACTTGTAAGAACATCACCTATAAATCTGCTTCTGGCAACTCCTATGATTTCAATACTGCAGACAAGATGAACTGCTTATTGATCAAAGCCCTGCTTGCTACTGGTCAATTGAAATCCGGTCAAGAGTATGATTTTGACTTTGACCATCAGTTCATTGAAACAGAGAAGCATGATGCAAAACCAACCTACAAGAAGTTCCTGGGCTATAGTCCAGGTGTGGCAGTCATTAACGACATGATTGTCGGTATTGAAAATAGAGACGGCAACACAAACGTGCGCTTCAACCAAAGAGAGACTTTGGAAAGAATCTTCAAGCGACTGGAGGCATCAGAAGTATATATATCCCGTGCCCGCATGGATTGCGGCTCATGCTCGGAGGAAATCGTAGATATGGTAGAGGCTCATTGCAGGCATTTTTATATTCGTGCCAACAGATGCTCTTCCTTCTACGATTCCATGTTTGCCTTGACTGGATGGAAAACTGTTGAAATCAACGGTATTGAATTTGAGCTGAATTCCATCCTTGTTGAGAAATGGAAAGGAAAACCGTATCGTCTTGTCATACAGAGACAAAGGCGAATAGATGGAGACCTTGACATTTGGGAAGGCGAATATACCTACAGATGTATACTGACTAACGATTACAAGTCGAGTGCAAGAGACATCGTGGAATTCTACAATCTTCGTGGTGGCAAGGAACGCATCTTCGATGACATGAACAATGGCTTTGGCTGGAATCGATTGCCAAAATCGTTCATGGCACAGAATACTGTATTCCTGCTTATGACAGCTCTCATCAGAAACTTCTACAAAGCTATTATGCAGAGATTGAAAACCCATGAATTTGGATTGCGTGCCACCAGCAGAATCAAGACCTTTGTTTTCAAGTTCATCTCTGTTCCTGCGAAATGGATTAAGACATCACGTAGGCATGTATTGAATATTTACTCAGACAACAATGCTTATGCCAACCTGTTCAAGACAGACTTTGGTTAA
- the trpS gene encoding tryptophan--tRNA ligase, with protein sequence MGKIILTGDRPTGKLHLGHYIGSLQRRVQLQNAGDFDRMFVFMADVQALTDNADNPEKIRQNITEVALDYLSAGLDPQKCTLYIQSMIPELAELTTYLMNLISVSRVQRNPTVKTEIKMRNFEANIPLGFFCYPVSQAADITAFKATTVPAGEDQEPMLEVTRELVRRFNQTYAPVLVEPEILLPEIACCRRLPGTDGKEKMSKSLGNCIYMSDDEKTVWKKVKKMSNGEPRMSMEEPGHLEGNAVFTYLEAFSTPEDFAEFWPEFKTLDELKEQYVKGGIGDGTCKKFLNSVINKMLDPIRARRHEFEQDIPEVFNILKKGSEDAREFAAQTMDEVRKAMRIDYFSDAAYIEEQAAKFKV encoded by the coding sequence ATGGGAAAGATTATATTGACGGGCGACCGTCCTACAGGTAAACTTCACCTGGGTCATTACATCGGCTCTCTGCAGCGCCGAGTACAACTTCAGAACGCTGGCGACTTCGACAGAATGTTCGTTTTCATGGCAGATGTTCAGGCTTTGACTGATAATGCCGACAATCCTGAGAAGATTCGACAGAACATTACAGAGGTGGCTCTTGACTATCTCTCTGCGGGCCTCGACCCACAGAAGTGTACACTCTATATCCAGAGTATGATTCCAGAGTTGGCAGAGTTGACTACCTATCTGATGAACCTCATCAGCGTATCTCGTGTTCAGCGTAACCCAACCGTGAAGACTGAGATCAAGATGCGTAACTTCGAGGCAAACATTCCGCTCGGTTTCTTCTGCTATCCTGTGAGTCAGGCTGCCGACATCACCGCTTTCAAGGCTACAACCGTGCCTGCCGGTGAGGACCAGGAGCCTATGCTGGAGGTAACCCGCGAGTTGGTTCGCCGCTTCAACCAGACTTATGCACCTGTATTGGTAGAGCCGGAGATTCTGCTTCCAGAGATTGCCTGCTGCCGTCGTCTTCCAGGAACTGATGGTAAGGAGAAGATGAGTAAGAGTCTCGGCAACTGCATCTACATGAGCGACGATGAGAAGACCGTTTGGAAGAAGGTGAAGAAGATGTCTAACGGTGAGCCACGCATGAGCATGGAAGAGCCGGGACATCTGGAGGGCAATGCCGTGTTCACTTATCTTGAGGCATTCTCTACTCCTGAGGACTTCGCTGAGTTCTGGCCTGAGTTCAAGACTTTGGATGAGTTGAAGGAGCAGTATGTGAAGGGTGGTATCGGTGATGGTACCTGCAAGAAATTCCTCAACAGCGTCATCAACAAGATGCTTGACCCAATCCGTGCCCGCCGTCATGAGTTTGAGCAGGATATTCCTGAGGTATTCAACATCCTGAAGAAGGGTAGCGAGGATGCCCGCGAGTTTGCAGCCCAGACCATGGATGAGGTTCGCAAGGCTATGCGTATCGACTATTTCAGCGATGCTGCCTATATTGAGGAGCAGGCTGCGAAATTTAAGGTTTGA